The sequence below is a genomic window from Anopheles cruzii chromosome 3, idAnoCruzAS_RS32_06, whole genome shotgun sequence.
TACCGTGGCCGTGGGCGAAACGTCTCACAAGAACCGATTGCGGCTAATGTTTCACGACGAATCAGAACAGCGTGCGCGACGCGAAACGACGGAACGTGTGCTTCGTGAGCGGATCGAACGCAAGACGAGACGTTTCGGATCGACCGTCCCGAGCCGGAACGAGCGGCGCCGAGATGTGGCCCTCGTCAACCGCTACTCCGACGTGGCGGGCTACTTTTTCTTCCCCCTGCTACGCGGATTCGGCGACAATCGGTTCCTGTTCACCGCGGGACTCAAGTTCCCGTACGACACGGAGAACTTGCTGCTCGTGAGCTTTCTGCGGACCCTGTCGGTGCTGATGGTGTGCGCGGAGAACTGCCCCATCGCGATGCGTATGGTGCGCGAAGTGTTTGCGTTGGCCAGTCTGCTGCGGTACAGTCACGAGCCGAAGGTGCGCCTGTCGGTGTtgcagctgctggcggccgtcTTTCTGGCGGTGAAAGGCCCGCTGCTCGTGGTGCAGTTCCAGCACGAGCTGGGCGAGCTGCGCGACTGGCTCCAGCAAGAGTGCACCCAGACGGACGTGGTCTGCCGGGgagaaccgaaccgggagTGCCGCGAACTGGGACGCCACGTACTAACGATGTGCTGCGAAGCATTCGTTCAGGCGCAGCACTCGGAGGATGCGCAATAggcgccggccgcggccattcgaaagtattgaaaatcgaatCACGAAAAATAGAAGATATCAATCGAAAATCTGTTGTTTGGTCTGGTTTGGCATTGGTTTGGCCGCTGgttcacttccggtccggtcgctgCGAGGACCGCCTTTGCAGTCCTCGAGTTGTTtaaggttttgttttaattgctttATTATCATGTttacactgctgctgctctgctctTCGCTACGGCGGTGCGCGACGTGAAGAGGAATGGCACAAGCATGGCGGCCACGTTTTCGtcgatggccgatggtggtCAATCTGAAGGGCTACAATCGTTTTTCCACTACTTTCTCTCACCGGTGCCGTTAGCGGACCATTTCTCCACACTTGAAGCACTTGCAGTCGACCGGTTCCTTCAGGCGGATCTCCATCGTGGCGGACTCGTGGTCGGTCATCCGCACACCGTCCGGATCGTAGCAGTGGGTCAGCTGCAGTTGCCGCTCGCGCAGGAACGACTcccggcagcagtagcactCCTTCAGGAACCCGGTCGCGGTGATGACGGACGGCTGCACCTGGCTGTTGCACTTGCCCTCGCACTTGTTCACCGTCACATCGCCATTGCACGTCCGGTACAGCCGCCCCAGCTCATCGTATTCCTCTGTGGGCGGCGGAAAACTGGAAGTCAGAATCACGCGAAGCCACCACGGGTTCGGGTTGGCTCACCTTTGATAAGATGAATCTCCGACGGAAGCGTTTCGCACGTTTCGTCCGCCTGATTGTGCTGCGCCAGGGCGACGAGCGATGGCCCCCGGAAGAGCACCGGTGCTAGTAGGAGGAACCACAGGAGCACGCCACCGTTAAACATCGTCGAAGCACTCGGAAGCAATGGTCGGCCGGCGGAAGCCATCATCGGAAGCCCGTCGTCGTGATCCCGTTCGCGTTGGATTCGATGTGCACTTCCTAGCGACGGTAGCGAATTGCGCCGACCCTTATCACGGACGCCCCGTTTTATACGGGCCCAAAAATCGGCCGGAACACTCTCGGTGCGCACTCCAGGGCGAACATGTTCCACCGCATGTAGCTCCCGCTGGGCGGTACACAACTCTCCGCCGTCACAAAGAGGCAGGTCAGTGTTGACCGCCCCCCGTGGACACTGACACTGCCACTACCACCGGTGGCGCCAGAGCCGGGAAAGAGTGACctttggcggcggccagcTGAACTCTTGGCTGTGGTTGGccttgccgctgctgctgactcCACACTGCTCAATAGAATGCCTTCCGTAGCGTCTCTTTCTTCTCGGGAGTATATGGTCAAGGTTTCGACGGGAGCCGGGGAATGGACTACGGAATTGCGTCATTGCGTCATGCTTCGATTTGGTTCGggatttcgtttcattttagCTTGAGAAACCGTGCAGCCATTGCgtcgtgttttatttgctaTTTTCCGTCTTCTCTCCCTGTTCCGCAGCTGCCATGTTCTCGTCGCTCAACAACGGTTCCAGTGGTCTGCTCC
It includes:
- the LOC128272054 gene encoding partner of bursicon, yielding MFNGGVLLWFLLLAPVLFRGPSLVALAQHNQADETCETLPSEIHLIKEEYDELGRLYRTCNGDVTVNKCEGKCNSQVQPSVITATGFLKECYCCRESFLRERQLQLTHCYDPDGVRMTDHESATMEIRLKEPVDCKCFKCGEMVR